The proteins below are encoded in one region of Syntrophorhabdus sp.:
- a CDS encoding zinc-binding dehydrogenase, whose amino-acid sequence MAGPREMVVKIHACGICGSDIVEWYRLPRAPLVQGHEIGAEVVAVGSAVQRFKPSDRVFIPPKIPCGSCVYCVKGHFPQCAEIKERLPGAFAEYVLVPEVFVEKGTYPLPDNISYEQSTFIEPLACAARAQRLAGVRKGDTVLVMGCGMSGLLHVKLAAARDCRVIAVDVNPMKLDFAAKAGAVMVVDGSEDIAERLIAGNGRKADIVVLCSSARQAVEAAWRCVDKGGTVVLFAVPGPEEQVVVPVNDFWMKEITILTSYYCGPPDIMEAMDLIGSGTVTVHDLITHRLPLDDIVEGFRLVSDGRESIKVIIKP is encoded by the coding sequence GTGGCCGGCCCGCGGGAGATGGTGGTGAAGATCCACGCCTGCGGTATCTGCGGGAGCGACATCGTGGAATGGTATCGCCTTCCACGGGCGCCGCTTGTCCAGGGTCACGAGATAGGCGCCGAGGTTGTGGCGGTGGGGTCAGCCGTGCAGAGGTTCAAGCCGTCAGACCGGGTCTTCATTCCTCCCAAGATACCCTGCGGGTCATGCGTCTACTGCGTGAAAGGGCACTTTCCCCAATGCGCGGAGATCAAGGAGCGGTTGCCCGGCGCCTTTGCCGAATACGTCCTCGTGCCGGAAGTATTCGTAGAGAAGGGGACGTACCCGCTCCCGGACAACATCAGCTACGAACAGAGCACCTTCATAGAGCCCCTCGCATGCGCCGCCCGCGCCCAGCGTCTTGCGGGGGTGAGGAAAGGGGATACGGTCCTTGTCATGGGCTGCGGAATGTCGGGTCTGCTCCACGTGAAGCTGGCGGCGGCGAGGGATTGCAGGGTGATCGCCGTCGACGTCAACCCGATGAAGCTCGACTTTGCCGCAAAGGCCGGCGCGGTCATGGTTGTCGATGGTTCGGAAGACATCGCGGAGAGACTGATCGCCGGGAACGGCAGGAAGGCGGATATCGTGGTCCTGTGCTCTTCGGCGCGTCAGGCCGTGGAGGCCGCCTGGCGATGCGTCGACAAGGGCGGAACGGTCGTCCTCTTCGCTGTGCCCGGCCCCGAGGAACAGGTCGTGGTACCCGTCAACGACTTCTGGATGAAGGAGATCACCATCCTGACGTCCTACTACTGCGGTCCCCCCGACATCATGGAGGCAATGGATCTCATTGGATCGGGCACGGTGACCGTTCACGACCTCATAACCCACCGCCTTCCCCTCGACGACATAGTCGAGGGCTTCCGACTCGTCTCCGACGGCCGCGAATCGATCAAGGTCATAATCAAGCCCTAG